One stretch of Candidatus Polarisedimenticolia bacterium DNA includes these proteins:
- a CDS encoding arginine deiminase family protein: MTASRFGTFRKAIVRPPGPGFEKGITSSRLGPPDLAKAQEQHEAYCRALERCGVEVIRLEADACFPDSTFVEDVAVLTPRNAILARPGAESRLGEVAGIRGELARHFTSVRAIEDPGTLDGGDICEAGEVVFIGVSRRTNEEGARQLAAILEEEGLTPIPVDIRASKQLLHLKSGIACLDAGVLALVPELAARPEFAGFQVVPVDPEEEYAANCVRVNDRILLADGFPRFLAAIRERRYEPIVLDVSEFRKMDGGLSCISLRF, encoded by the coding sequence GTGACAGCCTCCCGGTTCGGCACCTTTCGCAAGGCCATCGTCCGGCCGCCGGGACCCGGCTTCGAGAAAGGGATCACCTCGTCCCGCCTCGGCCCTCCCGATCTCGCCAAAGCCCAGGAGCAGCACGAAGCCTATTGCCGGGCGCTGGAGCGCTGCGGCGTCGAGGTGATTCGGCTGGAGGCGGACGCGTGCTTTCCCGACTCGACGTTCGTGGAGGACGTGGCCGTGCTGACGCCGCGCAATGCGATCCTGGCCCGGCCCGGTGCGGAGAGCCGTCTCGGCGAGGTCGCCGGGATCCGGGGCGAGCTGGCGCGGCACTTCACCTCGGTGCGGGCCATCGAGGATCCCGGCACGCTCGACGGCGGCGACATCTGTGAGGCGGGAGAGGTAGTCTTCATTGGCGTCTCACGGCGGACCAACGAAGAGGGGGCACGGCAGCTCGCGGCAATCCTCGAGGAGGAGGGCTTGACCCCCATCCCGGTGGATATCCGCGCCTCAAAGCAGCTCCTGCACCTGAAAAGCGGCATTGCCTGCCTCGACGCCGGAGTCCTGGCGCTCGTTCCGGAGCTGGCGGCGCGTCCCGAGTTCGCCGGCTTCCAGGTGGTCCCGGTGGATCCTGAGGAGGAATACGCCGCCAACTGTGTCCGGGTGAACGACCGCATCCTGCTGGCGGACGGCTTTCCGCGCTTCCTGGCGGCGATCCGCGAGCGGCGCTACGAGCCGATCGTCCTGGACGTCTCCGAGTTCCGGAAGATGGATGGCGGACTGAGCTGCATCTCGCTGCGCTTCTGA
- a CDS encoding zinc ribbon domain-containing protein, which produces MNQAVIHKNCQSCGMPLKRDEKGGGSNLDGSRSTTYCSYCYSGGKFTSPDITALEMQEFVKGKLREFGFPTPLAWMFTRNIPKLERWSPKGK; this is translated from the coding sequence ATGAACCAGGCCGTCATACACAAGAATTGCCAGAGCTGCGGCATGCCCCTCAAGCGCGACGAGAAGGGGGGCGGCAGCAACCTGGATGGATCGCGCAGCACCACCTATTGCAGCTATTGTTACAGCGGCGGGAAGTTCACGTCCCCCGACATCACCGCTCTCGAGATGCAGGAATTCGTGAAGGGGAAGCTGCGCGAGTTCGGATTCCCCACCCCGCTGGCCTGGATGTTCACGCGCAATATCCCGAAGCTCGAGCGCTGGAGTCCCAAGGGTAAGTGA